A portion of the Pseudomonadota bacterium genome contains these proteins:
- a CDS encoding GNAT family N-acetyltransferase, with the protein MIIKKFFYLKIILLTGLMQGLFLSSSSLGTETSDKKEALVEQVLSHVLVKDKDSKLVESELRERSLEELELDLKVGKILLKNKPKGNLRRFSYLNLVVNTTDFLASNPEESQLYLEKFSSHFKNNMTLSEIKEIIKNIIEREPYFEDKKIFNLENGLKIQYRKSFKKVEFPDDFLADIDESDKKLMRDKAKYFLIFNRDNELIGFRSFIIMKDYIEGEAFVMRKSSRGKGLGKASFLKILEIWAKDPFIKRRSTVVVLGATEAGKGLIGSIIKSGIKSQKVEDTEYYRKVTFDMKELRRFFSR; encoded by the coding sequence ATGATTATTAAAAAATTCTTTTACCTAAAAATAATCCTATTAACAGGACTGATGCAAGGTCTTTTTCTTTCTAGTTCTTCTTTAGGAACGGAAACATCTGACAAAAAAGAGGCCCTAGTAGAGCAAGTTTTATCCCACGTTCTCGTTAAAGATAAAGATTCCAAGCTTGTAGAATCTGAATTGAGAGAACGTAGTCTAGAAGAATTGGAGCTTGATCTTAAGGTTGGAAAAATTCTTCTTAAAAATAAGCCAAAGGGCAATCTCAGAAGATTTTCCTACTTAAATTTGGTAGTGAACACAACAGATTTCTTAGCTTCAAACCCAGAAGAATCACAACTATATTTAGAGAAATTTTCATCACACTTCAAGAACAATATGACACTGTCCGAAATAAAAGAAATTATCAAAAATATAATAGAGAGAGAACCATATTTCGAAGATAAGAAAATTTTTAATTTAGAAAATGGTTTAAAAATACAATACAGGAAATCTTTTAAAAAAGTCGAATTTCCGGATGATTTTTTAGCTGATATTGATGAATCTGATAAAAAACTCATGAGGGATAAGGCAAAATATTTCCTTATTTTTAACCGGGATAACGAATTAATTGGCTTTCGTTCTTTTATAATTATGAAAGATTATATTGAAGGTGAAGCATTTGTTATGAGAAAAAGCTCCAGAGGAAAAGGACTTGGAAAAGCGAGTTTCTTAAAAATACTGGAAATATGGGCAAAGGACCCCTTTATCAAAAGACGCAGTACAGTAGTGGTGCTGGGCGCTACAGAGGCTGGAAAAGGACTTATTGGATCTATAATAAAATCAGGAATAAAGTCCCAGAAAGTTGAAGATACAGAATATTATCGGAAGGTAACTTTTGATATGAAAGAATTAAGGAGATTTTTTTCTCGATAA
- a CDS encoding DMT family transporter — translation MSNRSNTTTLNPTVALPALIWARLLKTCGWLHKKGYLQGVFWAIMVCCVSSCNDTLTKFAGSRLEGLQVAFFRFFFSMLTLLPFMLYKGAHVFKTPRPSFHSLRAILGYAAVVCWCTGVAITPLSAVSLLAQTVPLFVLPMAFLILREKVGWQRVMATLAGFIGILVTLQSPERSTSFLSFTELNIGAIWLIAAALSFAASDILNKIMVGHEEHPLTMLFYFAAGTTLIGIVPAWLVWQTPTLSEVFWLFCLGGGANLILYCLIKAFTATDISALTPYRYVELLVASSFGFVLFGEVPTIMTLMGAAIIVPATLTIAVYEVRVQKSER, via the coding sequence ATGAGCAATCGATCTAATACCACCACCTTAAATCCCACTGTTGCTCTGCCTGCATTGATTTGGGCAAGGCTCCTTAAGACCTGTGGTTGGCTGCATAAAAAAGGTTACTTGCAAGGGGTATTTTGGGCGATTATGGTGTGCTGTGTAAGCAGCTGTAACGATACGCTCACCAAATTCGCAGGCAGCCGGCTTGAAGGCCTACAAGTTGCGTTCTTTCGTTTCTTTTTCTCTATGCTCACTTTGCTACCTTTTATGCTGTACAAGGGAGCTCACGTTTTTAAAACGCCAAGGCCGAGCTTTCATAGTCTGCGGGCGATTTTAGGATATGCTGCCGTTGTGTGCTGGTGTACTGGAGTTGCCATAACACCACTTTCAGCAGTTAGCCTGCTAGCGCAAACTGTTCCATTGTTTGTGTTGCCGATGGCTTTTTTGATTTTACGAGAAAAAGTGGGCTGGCAAAGAGTGATGGCAACTTTGGCGGGTTTCATAGGTATTTTGGTTACCCTACAATCACCCGAGCGCAGCACTTCATTTCTGTCGTTTACTGAGCTTAATATAGGAGCCATTTGGCTCATCGCTGCTGCTCTTTCATTTGCCGCCAGCGATATCTTAAATAAGATCATGGTTGGCCATGAAGAGCATCCTTTAACCATGTTATTTTATTTTGCAGCTGGCACTACCTTAATTGGTATTGTTCCTGCTTGGCTGGTCTGGCAAACCCCAACTTTGTCTGAAGTATTTTGGTTATTTTGCCTAGGCGGTGGCGCAAATTTGATTCTGTATTGCTTAATCAAGGCTTTTACCGCAACTGATATCTCCGCCCTCACCCCTTATCGTTATGTCGAGTTATTGGTCGCATCCAGCTTTGGTTTCGTGCTATTTGGTGAAGTTCCCACCATCATGACGCTAATGGGTGCGGCTATCATTGTGCCAGCGACACTGACAATTGCAGTTTATGAGGTCAGGGTTCAGAAATCAGAGCGCTGA